The sequence GTGAGCAACCGTTGAAGACAGGTTGAGAGACCGGATGACAGTATTAGCATGTGCAACCTCTTCTGAGACATTTGTATTTGGGTGTGGGCTGATGAGAGATGAGTTTCTTGCTGGTGATTTACCAGCATCAAGAGAAGGTGGGAGATCCATGTCATCTTCAACAAGATCATGTTCATCAATTAAGCATGGTGGATGAACAGGAAGCTCGCTCACCCATTCACTAATTCTCATAAATCTAGAGGATTCTTCAGGGAAAGCAACCCACTGATTCTGCGGCCAAAAACCACTTGCTCCTTGGAAGTCAACTAAGACATCCTTGCCCTTGTCGTAGCGCCCTTTGTTCAAGGATTCTGCAGTGAATGAACCAGGAGACCCCAAGTTGCTCAATTCCATGCCTTTCCCTAGTTCTAGTGTGTCCGAGGAGTACCCGCCCTGTTGGTTTAGAGCCATCTTAGCAAGGATTGGGTGTTGTTTGATACCACCTGTTCCTTGTACATTTCTATGGCTCCATAGAAATAATTTCCACCATAAATTTCGACTTCTTGATGGTAGGagttggcttgaagaatgcttcTTCAACATAACTTTGTCAGCGCTGCGATGTGTCAACACGGATGCTGGACTTCCCAAAGTCATCTTCTCAGCTAATCTCTGCATCTCATCAAAAGATTGGGATTTCGAGAGTGATAGCTGGTCACTCATTTTAGTGAACATATCCCTAATTGCTAAATCGGAGCAGGAGCGCTGAAGCCTTGGAGAAGCCCAAGATTCTACTTTATCAAACCCCGGGTCACTAATGTGTCCACTTTTCATTATCTCCACAACCTCTTCATCTTTCTCAGATTTCTTATGATACCGGTCATTCGTTTCACATTCAAATGAGCAATTAAGATTAATCTCTTTGCTGAATGATTGATCATACTCGTCATTTGAGTTATGAACGCGTGCTTGAAGATCAAAATCAGAGTTGTCCCTCTTCATCGACAAGCTCTCGTCATGCTCATCTTCCCCTTCATACGCCACCTCTTCTGTATCTCCCTTAACAGGACTTTCATGATTCATTACCTTGACATTGGTCCTAGAACTCCCAAAAGGTAAAGGAACAAGAAAAGAAGATGATTTGGAGTCATCAGTTTTAGCAGTAGATTTCACAGGACTTTCAACTGGTGAAGTCACATCAGTAGTTTTTGGAACTCTCTTATCTCCCTAAAATGAACAAAacataaaaatgagaaaaaatgttAACTTTAACATGCatactaaaagaaaagaaaaaattggtaCCCACCTTATCTTTCCTGTTTCTCCTTACTGGACCACGGAAGCAGTTGCAAATTGCCATTTCTTTGTTCCAATTTGTTAGCTCTTCTAATCTTACTAATCTTTGTTacccccacaaaaaaaaaaagttttgatctttgaaaattttcaattcaaaagATGGAATCTTGAAACAAGTCAGAGCTCAGAGTGTGAAAGGCAAATTAGCCATAATCAATAGGCAAACACCAAAGCCATGAAAGAGAccaatttggagaagaagaaagataattAACAAGTGAAATTCCAACAAGTGTTCTTCTTCTAGCCTCAACCCTATCCCATTCAAAAGGGGGAGAGGACTTCACTGAAGTATATGCCAGAGTGTTAATATCTGCTGCTTCTATCCAGAAGCTTCACCAAAATAATTCCCCTGCTCATACATtaacaacaagaaaaaaaaaaccccaTTAAAATTCCAGAACCTGattcaaataaataaagtaaaactCATAACCTTTATAACTACTACTCCTACATTTTTAGTTGCTTACAGCTCTAAATTGGTATGCAGTCTGAAGATTCTGAACAAACAATAAAAAGGGTTTTTACAACCTAAGAAATCTTGAAAAGGGCTGGAATCTTGACAGAATTGAGAAATAAAATCCATAGGTAGTATCAATTAAATTTGTACCTGTCCAAGAAATAGTATGCCAGGTTGTGACTTTGAGGAAACAAAACTTGCTGAAAAATCCTAGGATCAAAAATGGGTGTCAAAAAATTAATTAGATTTGTCAAAACTGGGAGTCAAGAGGGGGTTAGGGGTATTTTGTGCAGGgtgaagaaaaaaggaagaagagacTAGAAATAGGTAGGAGAGAGAAAGGGGTAGACAGATACGCGCAAATTACACGGTCACCTGCGGCCACACAACATGCTGCTGTTGCTGCTTACTTTTTAAGTATTTTTGGGGCCCTTTTCCTTTGCTAACATATAGAagaaatcttcttcttttttttcatttattaGGGTATGTTTGAAAAGCATGTATACTTACTTAATTATGTAATTATTAGGATAGTAATTACATATTCCATTAATTTTAGAGCATGTTTGGGAAGCCACCTTGAAAATAAATTTGggtataattaaatataattacaCAGTTTGATATGTTTGTTTGATCAAGTAATTACTTGATCAGCATGGAATTAGGTGTAATTGGAGGggtgtaattacactctccaattctcaggGGAGGTGAGAATTGGTGATAACTACACTGTGTAATTACAAGGTTGTTTttagtttctttcctttttatttttgtttttattttaatttattttttataacatTTTATTTCTATtagtttaattttttaattttattttacttttaaatttcttttgaaattttaatatatatatatattttttgtacattatttatcttttatttctctaccttTATTTCTTATGATTCCAGGTAattgcttatattttattttttatttattttatcattctattttttgaaactacacctcctaatattagaaataatgagtcatgaacaaacttggcatataatgagCGATGCATTTAAAGTGAAATTTCGTTGCTGAATGTGGTTATAACTTATCATGTTTCATAATCTTAAGTTGCAGCGgaacttattattattatgttggagtttgacatatgttaaacaattttattttattttgaattttgacaaTGTATTCATGGTTCCAATTTGCTTGTTTTAGTAGTATTGACTCACATTGCATGTTgttcattttttagttagaattgatagattagttttgtcaaacatttgaataatgttatgacattatatttataaatattaatttattttatcaaacatgaatgatgttcttacaaaacgatattttttagtttttgtaagtatctaaactaaatattattaatttaaaaaatatatataaattatttttacaatattagttataaatatatgattactaattaacatatattcacgaaaaaatatacatcttaaataccaaatataatatcatttatacttattACAATTTATAcgcatatatttattatattaacttttaagttttgataattacttcatttaaaatttaatctaactgtgtaattacacttgtgcaaTCAAACAGTAAACTTGTAATTACAGTGTAATTATATAATGACAAACAAACAGGTCGTCGTAATTACACAACTGTATAATTACTAGGTTGTGTAATTACACCAATTCCAATTACCCGGTGGCTTTCCAAATAGTATAATATTATGATGACTTGTTTgttaaaatataattatagtatAATTTTTACTATCATGTTTGATTGAATAAGTgtaattacataattaaataaatttttgttcatattaacttatcaaaatatattaaataattataaattaatgaATAATATCTTAAAAGTAGTATGTAtcttccaaataaataatatttaattaatcaataacaatttaatttttttctaacTCATTAGTGTGTGATAAATGCATGTATATAGGAAGTgctatatactagtactatttagATCAGGTATTTAAACTATGTTTTTTTAGAATAAAAgtattaataaatatttaaaaattagtaaCTAGTATCAGAAAGAATTATCGGTATCTTGAttatcttttaaataaataatatcttaacttaaaataattaataaaattttcaattaggaatttaatttttttactaACTCGTATGAGTAAAATATGAAATTTGTGATTTGTTGtactttttaaataataaaaagataaataTGAGTTTAGAAGGGTTTTTTTTAATACTGACTATTTTATACTAATGAATAGAAAACAAAGTacatgttatgaaataaaagtaatttagtaacataaacaagaaataaaagcaatttagtaaaacatgaacaaaaaatagagatagagagaaggaagagattttcttcttcaattgtgtgtatttttccatctattacaaggcctttatataggcataaaaagtgaagaaaatatgtcatggaatatgtcattgaacatacaaaatatgttattgaatatgtcattaagcatttgagatcaagatcatggaagaagagtagacatccaccataatgtgatatttatcataacgctcccccttggatgtccatagataatgtgcctcgttaaaaccttactaggaaaaaaccctatgggaaaaaatcctagtgaaggaaaaagagtacacatatttaaaaatagctttttggttgcctcgttaaaaaccttgcaaggaaaaacccagtaggacaaaaccttgtaagggaaaaagagtacaacgcgtattaattcccccctgatgagagcatcaattcacatccttgatcattcacatcccaatcttgtacactagtttcttgaaagttgacgtcggtagagatttgatgaacaaatcaaccatattatcacttgaacgaatctgttgcacattgatatcgccattcttttgaagatcatgtgtgaaaaataactttggtgaaatgttatagacctcaaccaaatacattctcgacttgcttcatgaatagcaattatctcagcatgattagaataAGTGGCcatgattgattgcttagtcgatcaccaagatatgacagtgcctccacatgtaaacacatagcatgtttgagatcaagccttgtgtgtgtGTTAGATAAATACCCCACatcagcataaccaacaagatcggtattgcaattattgccataaaataagcccacatcGGTAATCCCCCTTAGATAACGCAATATGTGCTTGATTTCATTCCAATGTTTCCTTGAGCGGagttatatcttgctaagacattaactgaaaaagttatgtcaggccttgtagtgttagcaagatatattagcgcaccaattgcattaagatatgagtactttaggaccaagaagctcttcattattttcatgaggtcggagtggatctttatttatatcgagtaatcTTACAACCATTggggtacttaatggatgtgctttatccacatagaagctctttaaaatctttttagtatATGCTGATTGATTAATAAAATTTttatctttcatatactcaatttgtagaccaagacaaaaagtctttccaagatcttttatttcaaattctttctttaaacagtctactgctttaTGAAGTTGTCTGGGAGttgtaatgatatttgaatcatcaacatacccagagattataacaaattcaaatccagatctttttataaagatacaaggacaaattgaatcatttttgtacccttctttcaatagGTACTCACACAGGCgtttataccacatgcgccctgattgtttcaatccgtataagaatttttgaagctttatttaataaatttcttggaaacattAATATACTTCAGAACAATtttaatccttcaatgattttcattatacgcatatcaagttttcatgtattgccagattaaaacctgaaatgattATATCCACCATAAGAGAcacatgtctccatataatcaatgtgagatatttactaattttcttgtgtcacaagtcgtctttatgtctatcgacttgaaccttttgcacaagaacacatttatacctccattggctttatactttcaggtgttgggactattcGCCTAACTTCacattttttcaagtgaagtcaattttcattgcgtatttttcatttggccaattatTTATCGGTcaaaatttcatgacagattttagctcaagatcctcgtcaatattaataatattgagtgCTACATTATGTTAACAATATCATCGATGATCACTCTACGTCGATTCCATTATTAcctaataaagacataacttagtgatatctctttatctcattattttcaggtaatTGAGCCTCTCACATGAGGTCTtacgaagtgttatgtcgtggtacTCTTCTAGAGcgcttgcctccttattatgaccatcttgaacatttgcccctctccttcttcaaggagttttatctttggaaccgattggtctgttacgcttcatgcgtgccatagactctgtctctcatggactttattctatttggagcattaacagctgaaatatgacatttagctttgggtcagcaaatgcttctggcaataatttataaattaattatcacttgaacttcaagttca is a genomic window of Nicotiana tabacum cultivar K326 chromosome 16, ASM71507v2, whole genome shotgun sequence containing:
- the LOC107779798 gene encoding uncharacterized protein LOC107779798; amino-acid sequence: MAICNCFRGPVRRNRKDKGDKRVPKTTDVTSPVESPVKSTAKTDDSKSSSFLVPLPFGSSRTNVKVMNHESPVKGDTEEVAYEGEDEHDESLSMKRDNSDFDLQARVHNSNDEYDQSFSKEINLNCSFECETNDRYHKKSEKDEEVVEIMKSGHISDPGFDKVESWASPRLQRSCSDLAIRDMFTKMSDQLSLSKSQSFDEMQRLAEKMTLGSPASVLTHRSADKVMLKKHSSSQLLPSRSRNLWWKLFLWSHRNVQGTGGIKQHPILAKMALNQQGGYSSDTLELGKGMELSNLGSPGSFTAESLNKGRYDKGKDVLVDFQGASGFWPQNQWVAFPEESSRFMRISEWVSELPVHPPCLIDEHDLVEDDMDLPPSLDAGKSPARNSSLISPHPNTNVSEEVAHANTVIRSLNLSSTVAHIAGAGLKVIPAMSHLSSLRSVNLSGNFIVQITPGSLPRGLHVLNLSKNKIHTIGGLRELTRLRMLDLSYNRISRIGQGLSNCTPIKELYLAGNKISDIEGLHRLLKLTVLDLSFNKITTTKALGQLVANYNSLLALNLLGNPIQSNISDDQLRKTVCSLLPKLAFLNKQPINAQKAREVGTEAVAKAALGSSSRGTHRRATRKVGTGASSSASVHRSSASVAQKSRHRLRSRTQHQSSKAK